In one window of Hevea brasiliensis isolate MT/VB/25A 57/8 chromosome 10, ASM3005281v1, whole genome shotgun sequence DNA:
- the LOC110659457 gene encoding protein CPR-5 isoform X1: MTHYKENEKEEEDKKKNKRKNKNACEDVTMMSSSSSPCARLPSMQRSIRLAYKRRNPKIVIAHVRRGGRFWHSGLEAIALPLGMSFAAIVAQVLERKNLAGDKISVDHLSKICASAVREALANVFGDKFYFFARNFERSFGSTLRTLRLINEAASNKEAYNLGHLNVDNWASDLNLKNRVGFTSDSGIRECLSATELPSVSVHNQVHVAEEVEESVPFLNQELASNAQLIQLACVPSSLGSVINHCSTIEKFFMEKARSNDLKTVEIGLTMKKLKLKEAQLALSFDSNHLERSKLAMGRSKASFKAEKFKNQVEDTKHAELLKNCIDCLVAGLFIMSASLLYGAYVFSYQRITDATASCNPSVEESKSWWFPRPFSSFNSGLHTLQCHVQVLSRMLFGMLIILAVAYLLLQRTATSHQTMPVTFILLLLGVVCGFAGKFCVDTLGGSGLHWLLYWETMCLLHFFSNVFISTLFCVLHGSVTVSQGEKPNATCPYWFRQILFYAVVLLFLPLCCGLLPFASPGEWKDHFLILATDFLFTADD, encoded by the exons ATGACCCATTACAAGGAGAACGAGAAGGAGGAGGAGGacaagaagaagaataagaggaAAAATAAGAATGCCTGTGAAGACGTTACTATGATGTCTTCATCATCTTCTCCTTGTGCGCGTCTTCCATCTATGCAGAGAAGTATTCGCCTGGCTTATAAACGCAGGAACCCTAAGATAGTGATTGCTCATGTCCGGCGTGGTGGCCGATTCTGGCATAGCGGTTTGGAGGCCATTGCTCTTCCGCTTGGAATGTCGTTTGCTGCTATTGTTGCCCAG GTTCTGGAGAGAAAAAATTTAGCAGGTGACAAGATATCTGTTGATCATCTTTCAAAG ATTTGTGCTTCAGCTGTCAGAGAAGCTTTAGCTAAT GTCTTTggtgataaattttattttttcgcaaggaACTTTGAGAGATCATTTGGGAGTACATTGAGGACCCTTAGATTAATTAATGAAGCAGCCAGTAACAAGGAAGCATATAACTTGGGCCACCTGAATGTAGATAATTGGGCGTCAGACTTGAATCTTAAAAATAGGGTTGGTTTTACAAGTGACTCTGGCATCAGGGAATGTCTCTCAGCAACTGAGTTGCCTTCTGTCTCTGTTCATAATCAAGTGCATGTTGCTGAAGAAGTAGAAGAGAGTGTTCCTTTCTTGAACCAGGAACTTGCTTCAAATGCACAATTAATCCAACTGGCTTGTGTTCCAAGCTCATTAGGTTCTGTGATCAATCATTGCAGCACTATTGAGAAATTTTTCATGGAGAAAGCCCGTTCTAATGACCTGAAGACAGTGGAGATTGGTCTTACAATGAAAAAATTGAAGTTGAAAGAGGCACAGCTGGCTCTTAGCTTTGATTCAAATCATCTTGAGAGATCAAAATTAGCAATGGGCAGGTCAAAGGCATCCTTTAAAGCTGAAAAATTCAAGAACCAAGTGGAAGATACAAAGCATGCTGAACTGCTTAAGAACTGCATAGACTGTCTTGTTGCTGGTTTGTTCATCATGTCTGCCTCCCTTTTATATGGTGCATATGTTTTTTCATACCAAAGGATCACTGATGCTACTGCATCCTGTAATCCTTCAGTTGAG GAGTCCAAATCATGGTGGTTCCCAAGGCCATTTTCGTCTTTCAACTCAGGGCTGCATACACTCCAGTGTCATGTTCAGGTTTTAAGCCGAATGCTGTTTGGCATGTTAATAATTCTGGCAGTTGCTTATTTACTTCTTCAACGAACAGCAACCTCGCATCAGACAATGCCAGTAACATTCATCCTGTTGCTTTTAGGAGTTGTATGTGGTTTTGCCGGCAAATTTTGTGTGGACACATTGGGAGGAAGTGGATTGCATTGGCTACTATATTGGGAGACTATGTGCTTGCTGCATTTCTTCTCAAATGTCTTCATATCGACATTGTTCTGTGTACTTCATGGGTCTGTCACCGTCTCCCAAGGGGAAAAACCCAATGCAACATGTCCATACTGGTTCCGACAAATTCTTTTCTATGCTGTTGTGCTCTTGTTTCTGCCATTATGCTGTGGTCTTTTGCCTTTTGCCAGTCCTGGTGAATGGAAAGATCATTTCTTGATACTTGCCACCGACTTTCTATTTACTGCAGATGATTGA
- the LOC110659457 gene encoding protein CPR-5 isoform X2 translates to MTHYKENEKEEEDKKKNKRKNKNACEDVTMMSSSSSPCARLPSMQRSIRLAYKRRNPKIVIAHVRRGGRFWHSGLEAIALPLGMSFAAIVAQVLERKNLAGDKISVDHLSKICASAVREALANVFGDKFYFFARNFERSFGSTLRTLRLINEAASNKEAYNLGHLNVDNWASDLNLKNRVGFTSDSGIRECLSATELPSVSVHNQVHVAEEVEESVPFLNQELASNAQLIQLACVPSSLGSVINHCSTIEKFFMEKARSNDLKTVEIGLTMKKLKLKEAQLALSFDSNHLERSKLAMGRSKASFKAEKFKNQVEDTKHAELLKNCIDCLVAGLFIMSASLLYGAYVFSYQRITDATASCNPSVEMNFLGYIFPVLFKSFRMPTNMCR, encoded by the exons ATGACCCATTACAAGGAGAACGAGAAGGAGGAGGAGGacaagaagaagaataagaggaAAAATAAGAATGCCTGTGAAGACGTTACTATGATGTCTTCATCATCTTCTCCTTGTGCGCGTCTTCCATCTATGCAGAGAAGTATTCGCCTGGCTTATAAACGCAGGAACCCTAAGATAGTGATTGCTCATGTCCGGCGTGGTGGCCGATTCTGGCATAGCGGTTTGGAGGCCATTGCTCTTCCGCTTGGAATGTCGTTTGCTGCTATTGTTGCCCAG GTTCTGGAGAGAAAAAATTTAGCAGGTGACAAGATATCTGTTGATCATCTTTCAAAG ATTTGTGCTTCAGCTGTCAGAGAAGCTTTAGCTAAT GTCTTTggtgataaattttattttttcgcaaggaACTTTGAGAGATCATTTGGGAGTACATTGAGGACCCTTAGATTAATTAATGAAGCAGCCAGTAACAAGGAAGCATATAACTTGGGCCACCTGAATGTAGATAATTGGGCGTCAGACTTGAATCTTAAAAATAGGGTTGGTTTTACAAGTGACTCTGGCATCAGGGAATGTCTCTCAGCAACTGAGTTGCCTTCTGTCTCTGTTCATAATCAAGTGCATGTTGCTGAAGAAGTAGAAGAGAGTGTTCCTTTCTTGAACCAGGAACTTGCTTCAAATGCACAATTAATCCAACTGGCTTGTGTTCCAAGCTCATTAGGTTCTGTGATCAATCATTGCAGCACTATTGAGAAATTTTTCATGGAGAAAGCCCGTTCTAATGACCTGAAGACAGTGGAGATTGGTCTTACAATGAAAAAATTGAAGTTGAAAGAGGCACAGCTGGCTCTTAGCTTTGATTCAAATCATCTTGAGAGATCAAAATTAGCAATGGGCAGGTCAAAGGCATCCTTTAAAGCTGAAAAATTCAAGAACCAAGTGGAAGATACAAAGCATGCTGAACTGCTTAAGAACTGCATAGACTGTCTTGTTGCTGGTTTGTTCATCATGTCTGCCTCCCTTTTATATGGTGCATATGTTTTTTCATACCAAAGGATCACTGATGCTACTGCATCCTGTAATCCTTCAGTTGAG ATGAATTTTCTTGGCTATATTTTTCCAGTTTTGTTCAAGTCATTTAGGATGCCTACAAACATGTGTCGTTAA